From the genome of Lotus japonicus ecotype B-129 chromosome 6, LjGifu_v1.2, one region includes:
- the LOC130723576 gene encoding uncharacterized protein LOC130723576 — MDFKFRCEQTIMYVLCFCVISLVDIPRFKLLLLKMPTTRQVHVKMVIHQIIQFLNFMCTSFVIKAMFFLDVIFYSDNIFLIVLFCSSLQVERLTFFEQKKIPAQTSLFVSYKVVSLQSPNPYGLRERPKPDGTTPIEEDEEGGREGRERRKGRFREVGQQ; from the exons ATGGACTTCAAATTTCG gtGTGAGCAAACAATCATGTATGTTCTTTGTTTTTGCGTGATATCATTGGTGGATATTCCAAGGTTTAAGTTGCTACTCCTCAAAATGCCCACTACTCGACAAGTTCATGTCAAGATGGTTATTCATCAAATTATTCAAtttttgaatttcatgtgtACCAGCTTTGTAATTAAG GCTATGTTCTTCCTAGATGTCATCTTCTACTCTG ACAACATATTCCTCATCGTCCTCTTCTGCTCCA GCCTTCAAGTGGAGAGGTTAACTTTCTTTGAACAGAAAAAGATACCAGCGCAAACATCTTTGTTCGTCTCTTACAAAGTG GTGTCACTCCAAAGTCCTAATCCATATG GACTAAGGGAAAGGCCTAAGCCAGATGGTACAACTCCTAttgaagaggatgaagaggggggaagagaaggaagagaaagaagaaaaggaagattccGAGAAGTGGGACAACAATAG